The DNA sequence ccctttcctcacccctacctgggctcctCTGCACACAGCAACAAATGCCTCCCACGATGCATCGTTACCCaacgctccacaaaagccgcggcccttgcagcagagcaaggggaacaactacttcaaggtctcagagtgagtgacgtcaccgattgaaacgctgttAGCGCgcacccgctaactagctagccatttcacatcggttacatattCATAGCCATCTCGAATTCcgatataaaaaaatgttttctcaAAATACCGGGATGCCACGTGTCCTGCTTATATCAATACGCTCATAACTtaagcattacgaaacttctattcgatcaaataaacaTCACGTAGCAAATAAaccattcatttttttatttattattaaacaGTGACCTGCAAAACACAAGAAACAGAACAGCCAGGGGGATTACACAAAGAAATAAGGAAGAGAACCAAAAAACTATAATACAAAGCCAGTTTTATGATGTACTGACGTTCAATTGTGTAACCAGAGTAGTAAAATAACATGTCAAATTTAGATATATCAGTGGTTGTATGCATTTTCTTGCCATGGTATAGTTTAACATGAGTCCAGAACACCTCACTATGTAAACAATTACATAATAAGTGTTCAATAGATTCATTTTCTAGTTCACAAAAACTGCATTCACTGGTAACATCAGGTATATACTTTGAAATCAAGCTATTACACGGATATAATCTATGGATAATCTTAAAGGAGATGTCCTATACTTTATTGGTCACCATACATTTGTGTGGAGTGAGCCTAGCACAGCTCAAGTTTACATCAAACGATGAAGCCCAAAAACATATTGCAGAGGGAATAGATTTCCTGTAGAAAATATCCCTTAATAAACGATTGTTGAATTTCTTATAATAGTAAAGCTATGCCATTCACCTGGATATCGCTTACAATAATGTTCCAAAATATGCATTATTCTGAAGTAAAGATTTTATCCCACTAGGTATAGCTTTTATAACAGTGTCATATTCCTTGCTTGAAACCTCAAAGTTGTATCTTTCCATAAATTCTCTCTGCGTAAATAGATTCCCACTAATACTAACTAATGTGCTGACAAGGACAATGCTTTTCGAGAACCAGTTATGGTAAAATCTGGTTTCTATGTAATATCGACCCATTATTCCATATAAAACATTTATGAGGTGAAAAGTTGTTGCCATTCATTTTTGTGTTGAGCAAATTCgacactcattgacctccatacaaaactCCTTGCTTGGTCTTGCATGGGTCCTTCGTAAATGTGTGCATTTAGATGATGTCATAATATCCCTACATCatcttttttaaattgtatttttaaagtttttttattttattttttatttttattaatatcaaatcaatacataaagcacatgagggaacacaagcatacatagattacaaaaaatagacaatcgagctagggggtacaatatcacattacaattacacaaggaccttaagggacatgcatatacttacaattctaacagcttttttgttagtagagcatttaaccgtcttaaaatacagttaaaTTTccttttgtagggtacgaaaatgtgtttttctgtttgtaaattttgCAACGTTTTTCACTGCAGTTCCAaaggtcgtcactagttaccacagccacaaagtcataaacttcgcctatttctacaatttatcttcttaaaatgtgattttaaccctaacattaaccacactgctatCCCTTATGccgaaccctaaccttaaatgtaGTAGCCTATTTTGACTGTGGCCGAgtgccatctagtggaaaccaGTTACAAATgatcaaaataatgaaaatgtatCCATTGTACAAtgtacattgcagaataatatgaaatatgAATATAACGAGAGgaaatgtttgtttgttgtgttCATTTATTTGTCTCTAAGTAGAACACTTAAATCTAAAAGTACAATACATGCAAAAACATATTTAATATAATATCTGTTATTTCTGTCCTTTTTTATACATTATCAATATGAAAAACATCCatgtccactagatgacaacCATAGTCCAGATTTTCAGTGAAGACAAATCCACTAAGCTTTATCCCCATTTTTCAGTTTGAATAATATCTCTTCTGGTCTTTCGTTTAAGCATATCACTAATACAAAACATAACTACACACTGATTCTTCATATGTCATGTGTAATTAACCATTATTCATATGCAAATATTTTGAAAACTGAATATATGCAGTGAAAAACATTTGTATCAAAACACAGCAGACAACTCCTGTAACACGACATAGTGAATACCTTGTCTCTACAAAGACCAAAGGAACCATAAGTGCTTGCCATCACAGAGTGGGTGGTTTCAAGGCATTCCCAGCCTCTGACAGACTATTTGCTGTTTTCTGAGGGTTCTGTAAGTTCGGGGGTGTCGTGTTCTTGGCTGCAGCTGCCTTGTCGCTTTGTGCTCGgatcagtttctctctctctagggctttctccatctctgtgtaGTAGTCCAGGGCCTTACGCACCGGGTCTATGATGTGCTGCTACAGGGgcacagagaggaaaagggatcTGGATATGTTTACACAAATATGGCAGCTAGGCAGTGCTTTAGTTGGGCCAGTGCCAACCAGTACAGAATACCGGCACAGCTGCACCTTGCATTTTCTACTGCTTGAGTAACGGCACCCCTTTTCACTCCAAAATATTCACTCTTAAATATTCACTCTAAAATATGAATGAGTCCCAGTACCTTTCGATTCCACTTCATGCAGAGCAGTTGGGGATGAAGTTGCATCACAGTGAAGCTACATTAGTGTAGTGGTTGTAGACTGGGAGCTCTTACCTCCAGGCAGGGGAAAAGGTtagccagctctatgaagaggggtaagaggacGAAGCCAATGAAGCCTGTCTGAGAGGATGGCTTGGTCACCTTGTCCCTGTCCATGAACGGGGTGACAGGAAGACCCTCCAGCTTCTCCTTGTCACTCtgagggaggccagttgagagcaGGACTGAATTAATATTACATTGTAGTAGGCTATCTCTATGGTACACAGTAGCATACCATTTAGAATTAAGCAGTGTTTTAGCCACACATTCCAAGTTGTATGCTGGAAGTTATATTGGAACATAACCAATATCTGTGTTGGTGTGCTTAGTTACCTGGTTGTAGAACTCCTGCAGGAGGCAGTCTAACCAGGGTTCAGCCACATCCATAGGCCGTGCTTCGTTGGAGATGTCACTCACTTTGATCATGATCATCATCagctggagggagacaggggggatATACACTATtgttcagaagtttggggtcacttagaaatgtcattgtttttgaaagaaaagcaaaaaaaatccattcaaataacatcaaattgagcagaaatagtgtagacattgttaatgttataaatgacgattgtagctggaaacggcagatttttaatggaatatctacataggcgtacagaggcccattatcagcaaccatcactcctgtgttccaatggcacgttgtgttacctaatccaagtttatcattttaaaaggctaattgatcattagaaaacacttttgcaattatgttagcacagctgaaaactgttgtgctgatgaAAGAAGTGTCAACagtgaacggtagtgtacatatcaCTTTAATCCAGTCAGGAAGAGCCCCAGGCTGGTACCCTATCAGCACGAGTAGATACCAAGATTCTCCCATCTGATGTTGCTAGGCAACATGGCTGTAGACTCCTATGGTACCATGGCAACATCTGACTAAAAaggaacagggagtaccaggaTGACATTTACCTGACATCCAGTCAGGGTGACATTTACATGACACCTCATAAACACTGGGCTAAACATAGGACTATTTCTGAAACATACTGTTTATTCATATCCTTTCTTACCACGTCTCTGTGGTCCTTGTTGCTGAAGTCAAAGACAAGCAGGATGGACTTGAATTTGTTCAGGATCTCGTTATGTCTCGTCATATCAGTGGCCAGGATGCATCTAAGAATAAATGAAATGCCTTGAGTTGATGCACTCGCCACACATTACGGTTAGATCAAAGTAAACATATATTTGTGTTGGTGAAGAGGATGCAAAGAAATACATTCTTACTTGATTATGCCCTCTCTTATCCGTTTATACTGTTCAGTTGTCAGATTTCTGAAAATGTTGTTTTCATTCTGTAAGAAAGACAAACACTTTACTGTTGACATCTGAAAAGTTggcccacacacaccacagcccaaCTTCAGTCACCCATGCCAATACCACCCATAACTTCTCCAGTCATCCATACTCATACCTTCTCCAGGATCTCAAAagccacagcacagtggtggttcTCAAGGGGGGAAATGTCATTGTAGCGCAGGGCCAGTTCTGTACGAGCATTTATCTGAAAGATAGAGCTGATAGTGAGTTATcaattcatacacacacatacagtgccttgcgaaagtattcggcccccttgaactttgcgaccttttgccacatttcaggcttcaaacataaagatataaaactgtattttttttgtgaagaatcaacaacaagtgggacacaatcatgaagtggaacgacatttattggatatttcaaacttttttaacaaatcaaaaactgaaaaattgggcgtgcaaaattattcagcccccttaagttaatactttgtagcgccaccttttgctgcgattacagctgtaagtcgcttggggtatgtctctatcagttttgcacatcgagagactgaaattttttcccattcctccttgcaaaacagcttgagctcagtgaggttggatggagagcatttgtgaacagcagttttcagttctttccacagattctcgattggattcaggtctggactttgacttggccattctaacacctggatatgtttatttttgaaccattctattgtagattttgctttatgttttggatcattgtcttgttggaagacaaatctccgtcccagtctcaggtcttttgcagactccatcaggttttcttccagaatggtcctgtatttggctccatccatcttcccatcaatattaaccatcttccctgtccctgctgaagaaaagcatgcccaaaccatgatgctgccaccaccatgtttgacagaggggatggtgtgttcagggtgatgagctgtgttgcttttacgccaaacataacgttttgcattgttgccaaaaagttcaattttggtttcatctgaccagagcaccttcttccacatgtttggtgtgtctcccaggtggcttgtggcaaactttaaacaacactttttatggatatctttaagaaatggctttcttcttgccactcttccataaaggtcagatttgtgcaatatacgactgattgttgtcctatggacagtctcccacctcagctgtagatctctgcagttcacccagagtgatcatgggcctcttggctgcatctctgatcagtcttctccttgtatgagctgaaagtttagagggacggccaggtcttggtagatttgcagtggtctgatactccttccatttcaatattatcgcttgcacagtgctccttgggatgtttaaagcttgggaaatctttttgtatccaaatccggctttaaaattcttcacaacagtatctcggacctgcctggtgtgttccttgttcttcatgatgctctccgcgcttttaacggacctctgagactatcacagtgcaggtgcatttatacggagacttgattacacacaggtggattgtatttatcatcattagtcatttaggtcaacattggatcattcagagatcctcactgaacttctggagagagtttgctgcactgaaagtaaaggggctgaataattttgcacgcccaatttttcagtttttgatttgttaaaaaagtttgaaatatccaataaatgtcgttccacttcatgattgtgtcccacttgttgttgattcttcacaaaaaaatacagttttatatctttaaagactgaaatgtggcaaaaggtcgcaaagttcaagggggcccgaatactttcgcaaggcactgtacatatctgtGGTGGTCAGATAGATAGGTCACCTGGTAAGCATTGTTGTATCCCGTGTGATCAAGGTCGTGACAGACTGCAGAGGTCAGCATGGTGAGCAGGTCAATGCTGTCAATCTTACTTTTCAGGTCCGTCAGCCAGATCAGCCCATACATCTATCAGAGAATAAAGAATTGCAAGAGCAGCAGT is a window from the Oncorhynchus tshawytscha isolate Ot180627B linkage group LG03, Otsh_v2.0, whole genome shotgun sequence genome containing:
- the LOC112224278 gene encoding high affinity cGMP-specific 3',5'-cyclic phosphodiesterase 9A isoform X5, with amino-acid sequence MRDSVIYRFGGIKTASLILTTKTILFTRTNDDSLENTEAGPHDILKLYNPKGNIINISPRLEPNSPNSCYKLEVVAADCNSEPLGVELAVALGFDLSSMEKRLQGLEKKILIEAGETPAVVYEMKRQVESFREKLESVEHLSWLGLFKELSEGTQKPSPFYHKRTLRKTREECEHVREKFLQMSSLEVSEEVRQYLKTPTFDNWQWEDAEIMVLLQVMYTDLDFIATFNIEPEVLHQFLYEVYKRYNNIPFHNFKHCFCVTQMMYGLIWLTDLKSKIDSIDLLTMLTSAVCHDLDHTGYNNAYQINARTELALRYNDISPLENHHCAVAFEILEKNENNIFRNLTTEQYKRIREGIIKCILATDMTRHNEILNKFKSILLVFDFSNKDHRDVLMMIMIKVSDISNEARPMDVAEPWLDCLLQEFYNQSDKEKLEGLPVTPFMDRDKVTKPSSQTGFIGFVLLPLFIELANLFPCLEQHIIDPVRKALDYYTEMEKALEREKLIRAQSDKAAAAKNTTPPNLQNPQKTANSLSEAGNALKPPTL
- the LOC112224278 gene encoding high affinity cGMP-specific 3',5'-cyclic phosphodiesterase 9A isoform X2, which translates into the protein MWSHNKFRTVRAVALKTDMATKIIYFTVNGRPEQAEFPVDCPAQDVKDLFRSAAEAGPHDILKLYNPKGNIINISPRLEPNSPNSCYKLEVVAADCNSVELAVALGFDLSSMEKRLQGLEKKILIEAGETPAVVYEMKRQVESFREKLESVEHLSWLGLFKELSEGTQKPSPFYHKRTLRKTREECEHVREKFLQMSSLEVSEEVRQYLKTPTFDNWQWEDAEIMVLLQVMYTDLDFIATFNIEPEVLHQFLYEVYKRYNNIPFHNFKHCFCVTQMMYGLIWLTDLKSKIDSIDLLTMLTSAVCHDLDHTGYNNAYQINARTELALRYNDISPLENHHCAVAFEILEKNENNIFRNLTTEQYKRIREGIIKCILATDMTRHNEILNKFKSILLVFDFSNKDHRDVLMMIMIKVSDISNEARPMDVAEPWLDCLLQEFYNQSDKEKLEGLPVTPFMDRDKVTKPSSQTGFIGFVLLPLFIELANLFPCLEQHIIDPVRKALDYYTEMEKALEREKLIRAQSDKAAAAKNTTPPNLQNPQKTANSLSEAGNALKPPTL
- the LOC112224278 gene encoding high affinity cGMP-specific 3',5'-cyclic phosphodiesterase 9A isoform X4, whose amino-acid sequence is MRDSVIYRFGGIKTASLILTTKTILFTRTNDDSLENNLFRSAAEAGPHDILKLYNPKGNIINISPRLEPNSPNSCYKLEVVAADCNSEPLGVELAVALGFDLSSMEKRLQGLEKKILIEAGETPAVVYEMKRQVESFREKLESVEHLSWLGLFKELSEGTQKPSPFYHKRTLRKTREECEHVREKFLQMSSLEVSEEVRQYLKTPTFDNWQWEDAEIMVLLQVMYTDLDFIATFNIEPEVLHQFLYEVYKRYNNIPFHNFKHCFCVTQMMYGLIWLTDLKSKIDSIDLLTMLTSAVCHDLDHTGYNNAYQINARTELALRYNDISPLENHHCAVAFEILEKNENNIFRNLTTEQYKRIREGIIKCILATDMTRHNEILNKFKSILLVFDFSNKDHRDVLMMIMIKVSDISNEARPMDVAEPWLDCLLQEFYNQSDKEKLEGLPVTPFMDRDKVTKPSSQTGFIGFVLLPLFIELANLFPCLEQHIIDPVRKALDYYTEMEKALEREKLIRAQSDKAAAAKNTTPPNLQNPQKTANSLSEAGNALKPPTL
- the LOC112224278 gene encoding high affinity cGMP-specific 3',5'-cyclic phosphodiesterase 9A isoform X3; the protein is MWSHNKFRTVRAVALKTDMATKIIYFTVNGRPEQAEFPVDCPAQDVKAEAGPHDILKLYNPKGNIINISPRLEPNSPNSCYKLEVVAADCNSEPLGVELAVALGFDLSSMEKRLQGLEKKILIEAGETPAVVYEMKRQVESFREKLESVEHLSWLGLFKELSEGTQKPSPFYHKRTLRKTREECEHVREKFLQMSSLEVSEEVRQYLKTPTFDNWQWEDAEIMVLLQVMYTDLDFIATFNIEPEVLHQFLYEVYKRYNNIPFHNFKHCFCVTQMMYGLIWLTDLKSKIDSIDLLTMLTSAVCHDLDHTGYNNAYQINARTELALRYNDISPLENHHCAVAFEILEKNENNIFRNLTTEQYKRIREGIIKCILATDMTRHNEILNKFKSILLVFDFSNKDHRDVLMMIMIKVSDISNEARPMDVAEPWLDCLLQEFYNQSDKEKLEGLPVTPFMDRDKVTKPSSQTGFIGFVLLPLFIELANLFPCLEQHIIDPVRKALDYYTEMEKALEREKLIRAQSDKAAAAKNTTPPNLQNPQKTANSLSEAGNALKPPTL
- the LOC112224278 gene encoding high affinity cGMP-specific 3',5'-cyclic phosphodiesterase 9A isoform X1, with protein sequence MWSHNKFRTVRAVALKTDMATKIIYFTVNGRPEQAEFPVDCPAQDVKDLFRSAAEAGPHDILKLYNPKGNIINISPRLEPNSPNSCYKLEVVAADCNSEPLGVELAVALGFDLSSMEKRLQGLEKKILIEAGETPAVVYEMKRQVESFREKLESVEHLSWLGLFKELSEGTQKPSPFYHKRTLRKTREECEHVREKFLQMSSLEVSEEVRQYLKTPTFDNWQWEDAEIMVLLQVMYTDLDFIATFNIEPEVLHQFLYEVYKRYNNIPFHNFKHCFCVTQMMYGLIWLTDLKSKIDSIDLLTMLTSAVCHDLDHTGYNNAYQINARTELALRYNDISPLENHHCAVAFEILEKNENNIFRNLTTEQYKRIREGIIKCILATDMTRHNEILNKFKSILLVFDFSNKDHRDVLMMIMIKVSDISNEARPMDVAEPWLDCLLQEFYNQSDKEKLEGLPVTPFMDRDKVTKPSSQTGFIGFVLLPLFIELANLFPCLEQHIIDPVRKALDYYTEMEKALEREKLIRAQSDKAAAAKNTTPPNLQNPQKTANSLSEAGNALKPPTL